A genomic window from Streptomyces brevispora includes:
- a CDS encoding helix-turn-helix domain-containing protein has protein sequence MDVAAADAVESAAEPGSGFLRCFGRQMKLLREAAGLTQTELGLLIGYSEAQIAAVEQGRRIPKPAMIDAVDLAVGGRGVLVAMKGEVERARYPSFFRQYVQLEAEATQLHAYENHVVKGLLQTEEYARAVFEMWRPLLDSDTVEQRVSARMDRQKLFSRRPAPLLSFVIEETALRRPLGGRAVLRGQLEQLLLFGHERNIEIQVMPTDREEHAGLAGAFTLLHIGDQRRMAYAEVQAESALHAEPKKVGAYESTYGVLRAQALTPRESLAFIERLLGEQ, from the coding sequence ATGGACGTTGCGGCGGCCGATGCCGTGGAGAGTGCGGCGGAGCCGGGCAGCGGGTTCCTGCGCTGCTTCGGCCGCCAGATGAAGCTGCTGCGCGAGGCCGCGGGGCTCACGCAGACGGAGTTGGGCTTACTCATCGGGTACAGCGAGGCGCAGATCGCCGCGGTGGAACAGGGGCGGCGTATCCCGAAGCCGGCGATGATCGACGCGGTGGATCTGGCCGTCGGCGGACGGGGCGTGCTGGTGGCGATGAAGGGGGAGGTGGAGCGGGCCCGGTATCCGTCGTTCTTCCGTCAGTACGTGCAGCTGGAGGCGGAGGCCACGCAGCTCCACGCGTACGAGAACCATGTGGTGAAGGGCCTGTTGCAGACGGAGGAGTACGCGCGAGCGGTCTTCGAGATGTGGCGTCCGCTGCTCGACTCCGACACCGTCGAGCAGCGCGTTTCTGCTCGGATGGACCGCCAGAAGCTCTTCTCCCGGCGCCCGGCACCGCTCCTGAGCTTCGTCATCGAGGAAACCGCCCTACGACGTCCTCTCGGCGGACGGGCCGTATTACGCGGCCAGTTGGAACAGCTACTGCTGTTCGGACACGAGCGGAACATCGAGATCCAGGTCATGCCGACCGACCGCGAAGAGCACGCCGGGCTGGCAGGGGCGTTCACGTTGCTCCACATCGGCGATCAGCGCAGGATGGCGTACGCAGAGGTGCAGGCCGAAAGTGCACTGCACGCGGAACCGAAGAAGGTCGGCGCGTACGAATCGACCTACGGCGTCCTCCGGGCCCAGGCATTGACGCCGAGGGAGTCGCTGGCCTTCATCGAGAGGCTGTTGGGAGAGCAATGA
- a CDS encoding DUF397 domain-containing protein, translated as MSTDKRVWFKSSYSAGNGGDCVEIATVHASVYIRDSKQADGPVLSVGSAGWAQFVRMAARG; from the coding sequence ATGAGCACAGACAAGCGGGTCTGGTTCAAGAGCAGCTACAGCGCGGGGAACGGGGGCGACTGCGTGGAGATCGCAACTGTGCACGCATCTGTGTACATCCGCGACTCCAAGCAGGCTGACGGGCCGGTCCTCAGCGTGGGAAGCGCCGGGTGGGCGCAGTTCGTGCGGATGGCCGCGCGCGGCTGA
- a CDS encoding DUF7008 domain-containing protein — translation MRGDAPPSVAALYAADHLGKRDASLATVLATVIEPEHVPYLSVLRYKETGLRKRAQWEQVWEQRREEDRNGLRLDIAVPPKYSGADFLKHSYWSNRGKLDVPKERFISYPDASTDNDHSLLLGWAGWNHREQAEALANLVHDRGEKDGWPKEDPRFVPLLAGLQEAMPWVHQWYDEFDAEWDGNPAEEFQSTLNLGRTERHLSESDLRA, via the coding sequence GTGCGGGGGGACGCCCCTCCATCCGTCGCGGCCCTCTACGCCGCCGATCACCTCGGCAAGCGGGACGCCTCCCTGGCGACCGTGCTCGCCACCGTCATCGAGCCCGAGCACGTCCCGTACCTCAGCGTCCTGCGCTACAAGGAGACCGGCCTCCGCAAGCGCGCGCAGTGGGAGCAGGTCTGGGAGCAGCGGCGAGAGGAGGACCGCAACGGGCTGCGGCTCGATATCGCGGTCCCGCCGAAGTACTCGGGCGCCGACTTCCTCAAGCACTCCTACTGGTCGAACCGAGGCAAGCTCGACGTCCCCAAGGAGCGGTTCATCTCCTACCCGGACGCATCCACCGACAACGACCACTCCCTCCTCCTCGGTTGGGCCGGCTGGAACCATCGGGAGCAGGCCGAGGCCCTGGCCAACCTCGTCCACGACCGGGGGGAGAAGGACGGCTGGCCGAAGGAAGACCCCCGCTTCGTGCCGCTCCTCGCCGGTCTTCAGGAGGCCATGCCCTGGGTGCACCAGTGGTACGACGAGTTCGACGCCGAGTGGGACGGCAACCCGGCCGAGGAGTTCCAGAGCACCCTCAACCTGGGCCGCACCGAACGCCACCTGTCCGAGTCCGACCTGCGCGCGTAG
- a CDS encoding Fic family protein: MTSGPGQPKDSLADWLLIRPEISWPSWRGVRPITEAPARDGFRNFFMATRGGRDSEGAARVLTALDLAFADTEQGRPLTFALMTKWQRTVLGHDIVGFRTMPAFAKGCQERYGLASDTRARFERCLSESAQPDLPLPSRATRTYLDILFFHPFEDGNARAAMLALAFVLAREGVLLDQVHPLQTTRWADDAEGAADLAVLLGILITAAERRPSHGRQS; encoded by the coding sequence ATGACTTCCGGGCCCGGCCAACCGAAGGACAGCCTCGCCGACTGGCTGCTCATCCGGCCGGAGATCTCCTGGCCATCCTGGCGCGGCGTACGCCCCATCACTGAAGCACCGGCCCGCGACGGCTTCCGGAACTTCTTCATGGCAACGCGAGGCGGCCGTGACAGCGAGGGAGCCGCGCGGGTCCTGACCGCTCTCGACTTGGCCTTCGCCGACACGGAGCAGGGCAGGCCGCTGACCTTTGCCCTCATGACGAAGTGGCAGCGGACCGTGCTGGGCCACGACATCGTCGGCTTCCGCACGATGCCGGCCTTCGCGAAGGGCTGCCAGGAGCGTTACGGCCTCGCATCCGATACGCGGGCGCGATTCGAGCGCTGCCTGTCCGAGAGCGCTCAACCTGATCTCCCCCTCCCGTCACGCGCAACCCGGACCTACCTAGACATCCTCTTCTTCCATCCGTTCGAGGACGGCAACGCCCGCGCGGCCATGCTGGCGTTGGCCTTCGTCCTGGCCCGCGAAGGCGTCCTCCTCGACCAGGTTCACCCACTGCAGACCACCCGCTGGGCCGATGACGCGGAAGGCGCGGCCGATCTGGCGGTGCTCCTCGGAATCCTGATCACCGCTGCGGAGCGACGTCCGTCCCACGGGAGGCAGTCATGA
- a CDS encoding DUF5958 family protein: MNERDVLLNELAQGLRPMPQGIEWFDSLGHEEQAEVLLFLRHHCVQARAVAEDALESIRRAGLRPTHTPAVLISRGRIDEQLGKIASLTPLDERGKAFRLLIAVLAIADARRLERFCSDGCSHWWHHLSAAD; encoded by the coding sequence ATGAACGAACGCGACGTCCTGCTTAACGAGCTCGCGCAGGGGCTGCGCCCGATGCCCCAAGGCATCGAATGGTTCGACAGCCTCGGCCACGAAGAGCAGGCCGAGGTACTGCTCTTCCTGCGCCATCACTGCGTCCAGGCGCGTGCCGTTGCCGAGGACGCGCTGGAGAGCATCCGCCGTGCCGGGCTGCGCCCGACGCATACGCCCGCAGTGCTGATTTCACGAGGCCGGATCGACGAGCAACTGGGAAAGATCGCCAGCCTCACACCTCTCGACGAACGCGGCAAGGCGTTTAGGCTACTGATCGCGGTGCTCGCGATTGCCGACGCGCGGCGGCTTGAGCGCTTCTGCTCCGACGGCTGCAGTCACTGGTGGCACCATCTGTCTGCTGCTGACTGA
- a CDS encoding DUF4265 domain-containing protein, with translation MTSISGDHVKVHFRMDVDEDGWPPASVESLWAVDLGDGTVRLDNTPWFVRGVASDDIVRV, from the coding sequence GTGACGAGCATCAGTGGCGACCATGTGAAGGTCCACTTCCGGATGGATGTGGACGAGGACGGCTGGCCGCCGGCGAGCGTCGAGAGCCTGTGGGCGGTGGACCTCGGTGACGGCACGGTGCGTTTGGACAACACTCCCTGGTTCGTACGTGGAGTCGCCAGCGACGACATCGTCCGGGTTTAG
- a CDS encoding YwqG family protein, which yields MPVDVEWPVWDGHGPLSLVASIDCGRLPATALDIDLPSAGTLLFFYFDGQLDDGDALVLAEDRESWAGARVLYVAADEEVTERGAPAGLKPYPVVPLTARVEMTATEPWHPSVRAAFAPGAPLGNRYDHPVCSQEFLDALCEFDDEVGHQIGGHAHSVQNPVEIEIAEAVLDDEASWDDPRLSEEAGNWVLLAQFDSEDAADMMWGDAGALYWLIRPEDLAERRFERAMFTWQCS from the coding sequence TTGCCGGTCGATGTGGAGTGGCCGGTGTGGGACGGGCACGGCCCGCTCTCCCTCGTCGCCTCGATCGACTGCGGGCGCCTGCCGGCGACTGCGCTGGACATCGATCTGCCCTCAGCAGGGACGCTGCTGTTCTTCTACTTCGATGGGCAGCTGGACGACGGCGACGCTCTCGTTCTGGCCGAGGACCGGGAGAGCTGGGCGGGCGCCCGCGTGCTCTATGTGGCAGCTGACGAGGAGGTGACGGAGCGTGGGGCGCCTGCAGGGCTCAAGCCGTATCCAGTGGTGCCGCTGACCGCTCGGGTGGAGATGACGGCGACCGAGCCGTGGCATCCGTCCGTACGTGCTGCCTTCGCCCCGGGCGCCCCGCTGGGGAACCGGTATGACCACCCCGTCTGCTCGCAGGAGTTCCTCGACGCGCTGTGCGAGTTCGATGATGAGGTAGGGCACCAGATCGGCGGCCACGCTCACTCAGTGCAGAACCCGGTCGAGATCGAGATCGCGGAGGCGGTCCTGGACGACGAGGCATCCTGGGACGACCCGCGGCTGTCCGAGGAGGCGGGCAACTGGGTGCTGCTGGCCCAGTTCGACAGCGAGGACGCCGCGGACATGATGTGGGGCGATGCCGGAGCCCTGTACTGGCTGATCCGCCCGGAAGACCTGGCCGAGCGGCGCTTCGAGCGGGCGATGTTCACCTGGCAGTGCAGCTGA
- the glpR gene encoding gephyrin-like molybdotransferase receptor GlpR — translation MSSSGLIYAVIVGAWAAYLVPMWLRRQDELNEARPTERFSTAIRLLSGRAAMERRYAKGLQECTDDEAAPDAGPDVSTDRMDSVDVRNFSAPPAHTEVRVHDPARTPERGPKERPARERSVSPSVPESATFRRSRPGGIDAERARRAQRTQVLARRRRTTVVLFLGFTLGAVVAAVGGLGFLWAPAVPAVLLSTYIVHLRTQERRRFAFTMDRRRAEVAAQRLRENRPRRHQPAATAPAESDEDPEARHPVPEPTPTVSPQEAGRRALVEQTDHAEWVDQQRERGRVQGDSWEPVPVPLPTYVTAPVAPRATGGVEVGNPETWSAARSSTAEPTHPADPNPAAPATDPAPRRRTNQSRRSRDRGRTPLFDQCDEGDRPRAANE, via the coding sequence GTGAGCAGCAGCGGCCTCATCTACGCAGTCATCGTCGGGGCCTGGGCCGCCTACTTGGTGCCGATGTGGCTCCGCAGGCAGGACGAGCTCAACGAGGCCCGTCCGACGGAACGCTTCAGCACCGCCATCCGGCTGCTGTCCGGACGGGCGGCCATGGAGCGCCGTTATGCCAAGGGGCTGCAGGAATGCACCGACGATGAGGCGGCGCCCGACGCCGGCCCGGACGTGAGCACGGACCGAATGGATTCCGTCGACGTCCGGAACTTTTCCGCGCCTCCGGCGCACACCGAGGTCCGGGTGCACGACCCGGCTCGTACTCCGGAGCGCGGTCCGAAGGAGCGCCCGGCCAGGGAACGTTCCGTATCCCCCTCCGTCCCCGAATCCGCAACCTTCCGGCGCTCGCGCCCCGGCGGGATCGATGCCGAACGAGCCCGGCGTGCGCAGCGCACACAGGTTCTCGCGCGTCGTCGGCGTACCACCGTCGTCCTCTTCCTCGGCTTCACGCTCGGCGCGGTCGTCGCGGCGGTCGGCGGCCTCGGCTTCCTCTGGGCCCCCGCGGTTCCCGCGGTGCTGCTGAGCACGTACATCGTGCATCTGCGTACCCAGGAGCGGCGCAGGTTCGCCTTCACCATGGACCGGCGACGGGCCGAGGTGGCGGCGCAGCGGCTCCGCGAGAACCGCCCGCGCAGGCACCAGCCGGCCGCGACGGCTCCCGCGGAGTCCGACGAGGACCCCGAGGCGCGCCACCCCGTCCCCGAGCCCACCCCCACGGTCTCCCCGCAGGAGGCCGGCCGCCGCGCCCTGGTCGAGCAGACGGACCACGCGGAGTGGGTGGACCAGCAGCGCGAACGCGGCCGGGTCCAGGGCGACAGCTGGGAGCCGGTCCCGGTCCCGCTGCCGACCTATGTCACCGCCCCGGTCGCCCCGCGCGCCACGGGCGGCGTCGAGGTCGGCAACCCGGAGACCTGGAGCGCGGCCCGCTCCAGCACCGCCGAACCCACCCATCCGGCCGACCCGAACCCCGCGGCGCCCGCCACGGACCCGGCGCCGCGCCGGCGCACCAACCAGTCCCGCCGCTCCCGCGACCGGGGCCGGACCCCCCTCTTCGACCAGTGCGACGAGGGCGACCGCCCCCGGGCGGCCAACGAGTGA
- a CDS encoding GNAT family N-acetyltransferase gives MTLVDGDVALRPIKLRDQTMWREVNRRNRDWLRPWEATVPPPAPGGPVARRPTYRQMIRHLRAEANAGRMLPFAIEYQGRLVGQLTVAGITWGSMCSGHVGYWVDREVAGRGVMPTAVALAVDHCFRTVGLHRIEVCIRPENAPSRRVVAKLGFREEGIRPRYLHIDGAWRDHLIYALTAEEVPDGLLRRWRRARPAHPEHRT, from the coding sequence GTGACCCTGGTGGACGGCGATGTCGCCCTCCGGCCGATAAAGCTGCGAGACCAGACCATGTGGCGCGAGGTCAACCGGCGCAACCGGGACTGGCTGCGCCCCTGGGAGGCGACCGTGCCGCCGCCCGCCCCCGGCGGTCCGGTGGCCCGGCGCCCCACGTACCGGCAGATGATCCGCCATCTGCGGGCCGAGGCCAACGCCGGCCGGATGCTGCCCTTCGCCATCGAGTACCAGGGCCGGCTGGTCGGCCAGCTGACCGTCGCCGGGATCACCTGGGGCTCGATGTGCTCGGGGCATGTCGGCTACTGGGTCGACCGGGAGGTGGCGGGCCGCGGGGTGATGCCGACCGCTGTCGCCCTCGCCGTCGACCACTGTTTCCGCACGGTCGGACTGCACCGGATCGAGGTGTGTATTCGCCCGGAGAACGCGCCCAGCCGGCGGGTCGTGGCGAAACTCGGATTCCGCGAGGAAGGGATCCGGCCCCGCTATCTGCACATCGACGGTGCCTGGCGGGACCATCTGATCTACGCGCTCACCGCCGAGGAGGTGCCCGACGGACTGCTCCGTAGGTGGCGGCGGGCCCGGCCCGCTCACCCTGAGCATCGCACTTAA
- a CDS encoding MogA/MoaB family molybdenum cofactor biosynthesis protein has protein sequence MTTPHTPPSAYRALVVTASNRAAAGVYADKGGPLIAEALTALGFTVDGPRVVPDGDPVEQALRAGVAAGYDVIVTTGGTGISPTDRTPEATRRVLDLEIPGIPEAIRAEGRDKVPTAALSRGLAGVAGRTVVVNLPGSTGGVRDGLAVLTRLLVHAVDQLRGGDHPRPGSPS, from the coding sequence ATGACCACGCCGCACACACCGCCGTCCGCCTACCGCGCCCTCGTGGTGACCGCGTCGAACCGCGCCGCCGCCGGGGTCTACGCCGACAAGGGCGGCCCGCTGATCGCCGAGGCGCTGACAGCGCTCGGCTTCACCGTCGACGGGCCGCGGGTCGTCCCCGACGGTGATCCGGTCGAGCAGGCGCTGCGGGCCGGCGTGGCCGCCGGGTACGACGTCATCGTCACCACCGGCGGCACGGGCATCTCGCCCACCGACCGCACCCCCGAGGCGACCCGCCGCGTCCTGGACCTGGAGATCCCCGGCATCCCCGAGGCGATCCGTGCCGAGGGCCGGGACAAGGTCCCCACGGCCGCGCTCTCGCGCGGTCTGGCGGGCGTGGCCGGCCGCACCGTCGTCGTCAATCTGCCCGGTTCCACCGGCGGAGTGCGTGACGGGCTCGCGGTCCTGACCCGACTTCTGGTGCACGCCGTCGACCAGCTCCGCGGCGGCGATCACCCCCGACCCGGGAGCCCGAGCTGA
- the moaC gene encoding cyclic pyranopterin monophosphate synthase MoaC — protein MSTQNRLTHIDEAGAARMVDVSEKDVTARVARASGRVLVSPRVIELLRSEGVPKGDALATARIAGIMGAKRTPDLIPLCHPLAVSGVKVDLSVADDAVEILATVKTTDRTGVEMEALTAVSVAALTVVDMIKAVDKAAVITDIRVEAKSGGKSGDYLRTAPGGADA, from the coding sequence TTGAGTACGCAGAACAGGCTGACGCATATCGACGAGGCGGGCGCCGCCCGCATGGTCGACGTCTCCGAGAAGGACGTCACCGCGCGCGTCGCCCGTGCCAGCGGCCGGGTCCTCGTCTCGCCGCGTGTCATCGAACTGCTCCGGAGCGAAGGAGTCCCCAAGGGCGACGCCCTCGCCACCGCGCGCATCGCCGGGATCATGGGGGCCAAGCGCACCCCCGACCTGATCCCCCTCTGCCACCCGCTCGCCGTCTCCGGCGTCAAGGTCGACCTGAGCGTGGCCGACGACGCGGTGGAGATCCTCGCCACCGTGAAGACGACGGATCGCACGGGCGTGGAGATGGAGGCACTGACCGCGGTGTCGGTCGCCGCGCTCACCGTCGTCGACATGATCAAGGCGGTCGACAAGGCCGCGGTCATCACCGACATCCGTGTCGAGGCGAAGTCGGGCGGAAAGTCCGGCGACTACCTGCGCACCGCACCCGGCGGAGCGGACGCATGA
- the glp gene encoding gephyrin-like molybdotransferase Glp — translation MSSTIWSVDEHLEDILTAVQPLEPIELQLPEAQGCVLVEDVVVEIALPPFDNSSMDGYAVRVADVAGATEEFPAVLTVIGDIAAGDAGLLGGQRVGPGEAARIMTGAPLPAGAEAVIPVEWTDGGTGEGPAAAMRAHRDAPEGARGEVRVHRPVEARAHVRDRGSDVRPGDLALRAGSVVGPPQIGLLAAIGRSTVKVRPRPRVVVISTGSELVQPGEELSGGQIYDSNSFALTAAARDAGAITYRVGAVTDDAETLRATIEDQLIRADIVVTTGGVSVGAYDVVKEALSSVGDEDEPGGGIDFRKLAMQPGKPQGFGSIGPEHTPLLALPGNPVSSYVSFELFVRPAIRTLMGLPDVNRPTTRATLVSDKALSSPAGKRQFLRGTYDAQAGTVTPVGGSGSHLIAALAQADALIVLPEDVTSAEPGTDTEVILIR, via the coding sequence TTGAGCAGCACGATCTGGTCGGTCGACGAGCACCTGGAAGACATCCTCACCGCGGTGCAGCCACTCGAACCCATCGAGCTGCAACTGCCCGAGGCGCAGGGCTGCGTCCTGGTCGAGGACGTCGTGGTGGAGATCGCCCTGCCGCCGTTCGACAACAGCTCGATGGACGGTTACGCGGTCCGCGTCGCCGATGTGGCGGGCGCCACCGAGGAGTTCCCCGCGGTCCTCACCGTCATCGGCGACATCGCGGCGGGCGACGCCGGACTTCTCGGCGGCCAGCGGGTGGGTCCGGGCGAGGCCGCCCGCATCATGACCGGCGCCCCGCTGCCCGCCGGCGCGGAGGCCGTGATCCCGGTCGAGTGGACCGACGGCGGCACGGGCGAAGGCCCCGCCGCCGCGATGCGCGCCCACCGCGACGCCCCGGAGGGCGCGCGCGGCGAGGTCCGCGTCCACCGCCCGGTCGAGGCCCGCGCCCATGTCAGGGACCGCGGCAGCGACGTCCGGCCGGGCGATCTGGCGCTGCGCGCCGGTTCGGTGGTCGGGCCGCCGCAGATCGGCCTGCTCGCGGCGATCGGCCGCTCGACGGTGAAGGTGCGGCCCCGGCCGCGCGTCGTCGTCATCTCCACCGGCAGCGAACTGGTCCAGCCCGGCGAGGAACTGAGCGGCGGTCAGATCTACGACTCGAACAGCTTCGCGCTGACGGCCGCCGCGCGCGACGCCGGAGCGATCACCTACCGGGTCGGCGCCGTCACCGACGACGCCGAGACGCTGCGCGCCACGATCGAGGACCAGTTGATCCGCGCCGACATCGTCGTCACCACCGGCGGCGTCAGCGTCGGCGCGTACGACGTGGTCAAGGAGGCCCTGTCCTCGGTGGGCGACGAGGACGAGCCGGGGGGCGGCATCGACTTCCGCAAGCTGGCCATGCAGCCCGGCAAGCCGCAGGGCTTCGGCTCCATCGGCCCGGAGCACACCCCGCTGCTGGCGCTGCCGGGCAACCCGGTCTCCAGTTACGTCTCCTTCGAGCTGTTCGTACGGCCCGCGATCCGCACCCTGATGGGCTTGCCGGACGTGAACCGCCCCACCACCAGGGCCACCCTGGTCAGCGACAAGGCACTCTCCTCGCCCGCCGGCAAACGGCAGTTCCTGCGCGGGACGTACGACGCCCAGGCGGGCACCGTCACTCCCGTGGGCGGTTCCGGATCGCATCTGATCGCCGCCCTCGCCCAGGCGGACGCGCTGATCGTGCTGCCCGAGGACGTCACCTCCGCCGAGCCCGGCACGGACACCGAGGTGATCCTGATCCGCTGA
- the galU gene encoding UTP--glucose-1-phosphate uridylyltransferase GalU: protein MTQSNPRISKAVIPAAGLGTRFLPATKATPKEMLPVVDKPAIQYVVEEAVAAGLSDVLMITGRNKRPLEDHFDRNYELESALTRKGDAERLRKVQESSDLATMHYVRQGDPRGLGHAVLCAAPHVGDQPFAVLLGDDLIDPRDPLLARMVEIQEREGGSVVALMEVPRELIHQYGCVAVEPTADGDVLRITGLVEKPEPADAPSNLAIIGRYVLDPAVFEILRRTEPGRGDEIQLTDALQLLAEDEKIGGPVHGVVFKGRRYDTGDRSDYLRAIVRLACEREDLGPEFRTWLRSYVTEEM, encoded by the coding sequence ATGACTCAGTCGAACCCCAGGATCAGCAAGGCTGTCATCCCGGCGGCGGGCCTCGGTACCCGCTTCCTGCCGGCCACCAAAGCCACTCCCAAAGAGATGCTGCCTGTCGTCGACAAGCCCGCCATCCAGTACGTCGTCGAGGAGGCGGTGGCCGCCGGACTCTCCGACGTACTGATGATCACCGGTCGCAACAAGCGTCCCCTGGAGGACCACTTCGACCGTAATTACGAACTGGAGTCCGCGCTCACCCGCAAGGGCGACGCCGAACGGCTGCGCAAGGTCCAGGAGTCGAGCGACCTCGCCACCATGCACTACGTCCGCCAGGGCGACCCGCGCGGCCTCGGTCACGCGGTGCTGTGCGCGGCGCCGCACGTCGGTGACCAGCCGTTCGCGGTACTCCTCGGCGACGACCTGATCGATCCCCGCGACCCGCTGCTGGCCCGCATGGTGGAGATCCAGGAGCGCGAGGGCGGCAGCGTCGTCGCCCTCATGGAGGTCCCGCGCGAGCTGATCCACCAGTACGGCTGCGTGGCCGTGGAGCCCACCGCCGACGGCGATGTGCTGCGGATCACCGGCCTGGTCGAGAAGCCCGAACCGGCCGACGCGCCCAGCAACCTCGCCATCATCGGCCGCTACGTCCTGGACCCCGCGGTCTTCGAGATACTGCGCCGGACCGAGCCGGGCCGCGGTGACGAGATCCAGCTGACCGACGCACTCCAGCTGCTCGCCGAGGACGAGAAGATCGGCGGCCCGGTGCACGGCGTCGTCTTCAAGGGGCGCCGCTATGACACCGGCGACCGGAGCGACTACCTCCGTGCCATTGTCAGGCTCGCGTGCGAACGTGAAGATCTGGGCCCGGAGTTCCGGACCTGGCTCCGCAGTTACGTCACCGAGGAGATGTAG
- a CDS encoding 5-formyltetrahydrofolate cyclo-ligase: protein MGARLNTDMSAKALLRRELLAARRLLTEEDIERAAAVLARRALELPELSGARTVAAYVSVGREPGTRALLDALRTRGVRVLLPVLLPDNDLDWAPYEGAGSLAKAGRGLLEPDGERLGPDAVLEADVVLLPGLAVDGRGMRLGRGGGSYDRVLARLSAAGAHPALIVLLYDDEVAARVPEEPHDHPVDAVVTPAGSRRFGDG from the coding sequence ATGGGTGCCCGATTGAACACCGACATGTCCGCAAAGGCGCTGCTGCGGCGTGAACTGCTGGCCGCACGACGCCTCCTGACGGAGGAGGACATCGAGCGGGCCGCCGCGGTTCTGGCCCGTCGCGCACTCGAACTCCCCGAGCTCTCCGGGGCCCGTACCGTCGCCGCCTATGTCTCCGTGGGGCGCGAACCGGGCACCCGCGCCCTGCTGGACGCGCTGCGCACGCGGGGCGTACGGGTGCTGCTGCCGGTGCTCCTGCCGGACAACGACCTGGACTGGGCGCCGTACGAGGGCGCCGGGAGCCTTGCGAAGGCCGGTCGCGGGCTGCTGGAGCCGGACGGGGAGCGGCTCGGCCCCGACGCCGTCCTGGAGGCGGACGTGGTGCTGCTGCCGGGCCTCGCGGTGGACGGGCGCGGGATGCGGCTGGGCCGCGGCGGCGGCAGCTACGACCGGGTGCTGGCACGGCTCTCGGCGGCCGGTGCGCATCCGGCGCTGATCGTCCTGCTGTACGACGACGAGGTGGCCGCACGGGTCCCGGAGGAACCGCACGACCACCCCGTGGACGCGGTGGTGACACCGGCCGGGTCCCGGCGCTTCGGTGACGGCTGA